A region of the Microcystis aeruginosa FD4 genome:
CAGTTCTCGGTTTAGGATTACGGGAGGTATAGACAAAAATTATGTATAGTCTTGACGTTAATTTTCTTAAGGATCGCCATCTTCAGCAAACGGCCAAAGGAACCGCCGCGGCCAAGATTTCCACCGCTATTAACCCGCGTCCACAAACACCCCTGTGGATCGGTGTGGGAGTGGGGGCCGGATTATTGGCACTGACGGGATTACTCGGTTTAATCGTCGGTGGGCAAACCAGCGAAACCCAAGTCAAAATTCAGCAACTGGATGCGGAATTAGGTCAACTGCAAGCCGAAAGTAAAAAATAGAGGATTTAAAAGCGCAATTAACGGCGGTAGAAGGAGAAAATCAGGCACTGGTGACTGTATTCAATCAGATTAGGCCTTGGTCAGCTATTCTTCAGGAAATTCGCCTGCAAACTCCCCCTAGTGTCCAGCTAACCAGTGTGCAACAGGTGGAGGTTCCCGCTGCCCCAGATCAAGGGCAACCGAATCCGGCCACTCAGTTAAAAATTAGTGGTTTTGCCAGTAGTTACGAAGCAGTAAATGATTATCTCTTAACCCTGCAAGCTTCTCCCTTTTTAGAGGGCAAGAAAACGGCGATCGAAAGTGCTGCCTTGGCCGATTTACCCGTACAGGTGGCTAATCAGTACAAGAATATTAGTGTTACTTTCCCCCAAGCGGTTCAATTTGTGATCACCACCCAATTAAGTGATACTCCCGCTACTCAACAACTGTCCAATCTTGCCCGGAATGGAGCGATCGGAGTTATCACTAGGATTAATACTCTCAAACGCCAAGGAGCCATTCAACCATGACCTTTACCGAAGAATTTGAGAACCCAGAATTAGAGGAACTTGACCAGTATCCTACCGCTTTCGGGATAACTTTTACTCCCCGCAATAGTGGGATCGCCGCCGGTGTGCTGGGTTTACTTGGCTCCTTCTATCTGCTTTTTAACTGGGTGATGCCCGCTTATAATACCTTGCAGCAACTGCAAAACGATGCGGCTGGCAAACAACAACAGATAGATCAACAAAAAAGCGGTCTCGGCCCCTCGGAATTCCCAAAAATCGAGAGTCAATTACAACAAAAAGAGGCAACTAAACAGCAAATACTCGCGCTTTTTGCTCAAGAAAAGGACTTAAGCACTATTCTCTTAGATATTAGCAATATCTTTAAGTCTCGCGATGTTAAGCTGATTAGTTTCCAACCCCAAGGACTAGAACCGGTGGTGGTCTCCGATAGTTCCCTCGGTGGCGCGGTTAATAATAAGCTCAAACGTCAAACTTTTAACGTCAAGATCGAAGGGAACTATGCTAACAGCCAAGAGGTTATTCGGGATTTAGAAAGATTACAGCCGCTCATTTTGCTGAAAAATCTGAATACCCAGCTGGAAAAGGAAGGAGCCGTGGTTAAAGTGGTTAGTATCGGCAAAAATCAAGCGACTATCGTTCCCCAATCTGATCAACCCGTTACTACCACCTTTCTTCTCGATGTGATTATTCCCCTCAATGCTGAAGAATTAGCGAAATTAGCACCGCCACCCCCCGCGGAAGGTCAACCCCCCGCCGAAGGTCAACCCCCCGCTAGTCCGCCCCAATAATAGTCTTCAATCCAGTGTCAGTATTGCGTTTTTTGTCCGTTGAATCCCGTAATTGTTGAGGAGTGAATAAAGTGAATCAGTCTCGCTATGCCCTGTTGATCCCGCAAATTGCCTCGTTTTTATTGATGGCTCCCCTGAGCGCTTTGGCCGAAACCCCCGAATCCTTCGATGGTTCAGAGTTAAAATCGACTACATCAAAAATTGAATTTTCGCAAGAGTTTAGTCAAGAAAATTTACAAAAGTCGCAAAATCAGCTTGTCCCTTCAACCGCGGCAGGACAAAAGGAAATCAGCGATCGCATTTTGGCCAGTGAAAAACTGCTCGCCCAAAGTGCGCCCCTTGTCCCCAATCCCGAAATTATCATTCAAGGCGCACCCCAAGCTCCCGGTGTTCCCACCCTACCCCGGGCTGTCGCCCCACCGGTGGGAGATATTGCCATCTCTAACATCGATGCTAGTGCCGAAAAGATCAAATTTGAGCGCAATATCACCGTACCTCGTGTTTTACTCCGGGAAGCTTCCGCTAGAGAAGTGTTAATGACCCTTGCTAACTATGCCGGTTATAACGTCGTTTTCACCAGCGCCCAGGGGGAAGCCAACGCCACTTCTCAGACAGTTTCCTTGGAATTTACTAACGAATCGGTGGAAAGCATTTTTAACGCCGTGTTGTTAATTTCTGGACTACAGGCTAACCGTCAGGGTACAACCATCTTTGTTGGGGCGCAATTACCCCAAGGCGCTCGTAATCTGATTAGCCGCACCCTGCGTCTCAATCAAGTTAAAGCCGTCGCCGCCGCCACTTTCCTCGCTACCCAAGGGGCAGAATACCAGCGTTTAGTTACCCAAACCGAGGATATCGTCGATCCCCTCACCGGAAGAGTAATCGGTCGCCGGGATATTCCTCCCACTCTAGAGGCACTAACACCCCAAAACACAGAAGGCTCAAAAGCTGCCTTACTTTTAACCGGTTTAAGAATTGCCGCCGACGAGCGCCTTAATTCTATCAATTTAATCGGCGAACCCCGACAAGTCCAAATCGCCACATCTTTATTAACCCAACTGGATGCTCGTCGCCGTCAGGTGGTGGTCAATGTCAAAGTTATTGATGTCAACCTGCTCAATACGGACGAATTTAACAGTAGTTTTTCTTTCGGGTTTAACGATGGTTTCTTCGTTCAGGATAACGGGGCGGCGGTGCTGAACTTTGGTAATATGAACCCACCCAGTAGTGGGACTGTCTCCAGACCGGGGGCTTTCGCACAGCCTGTTGTGCCGATTTTCGATATCATATCGGGTACGGGGACAGCAGAAATTCAACCTTTTCTTGACATTCAGAATGGTGCTCCCTTTGGCCGTGTTAACCAGGGACCGAATAACTTTTCCGGGCGTCTGACACCCTATGCTCGCCCTAGTTTTGGTCGCACTGTTAACCCCTTCCAACCCGGTTTGAGTGAGGTTAATATTGACCCAGAGACGGGAATAGTAGAGTATACATACGAACCTCCCACCCTATTCCAATATCCCCAAAAATTCCTGATGACCCTGCAAGCCTCAATTCAGACAGGAAATGCCAAGATTCTCACTGATCCCTCCTTGGTAGTGCAGGAAGGTCAGCAGGCAGTGGTGAAACTAACCGAGAAAGTGCTGGTCAGTGTTGAAACAACAATTGATACCAATGGCAATGGCAATGAGAGAACTACAACTCCTGTGTTTGGTGATGCTGGACTGACCTTAACCGTCGATGTGAATCAAATTGACGATAATGGTTACATCAGTTTAAATGTCGCCCCTACAATTGCCCAACCTGGGCCCCCGATTCGATTTGATAGCGGTGGGGGTACAGTCAACACATTGACCCCTTTGATTACCCGGGAATTATTGTCGGGTTTAATTCGTCTTCGGGATGGACAGAGTTTAATTCTTTCTGGCATTATCCAAGAACGCCAACAGAGTTCTGAGTCAAAAGTGCCGATTTTAGGGGATATTCCCATTTTAGGGGCTTTATTCCGCAGTCGTACCAATCGCAACGATCGCTCGGAGGTGATTATTCTCCTCACTCCCAAAATCATCGAAGATACGGCCACCTCTACCCTCGGCATCAACTATCAACCCGGCCAAGATGCGGCGGAAATGCTTCAGCGTCAAGGTTTCCCCGTACAACCGCGACAGTAATCAGTTATCAGTAATCAGTTATCAATTAGACCTCGACCTAATATTATCTCAAGACCCCGTTCCCTGTCCAGAGGTGTAGAAGTCCCTTAGGCTATTTCCCGTCGCGCCTTGATTAATCTGCCGTTGGATGGCGGCGGTGAGGATGTCAACACGATCACATTTTTCGTGTTCGTGATCGTTCCCGCTACCGATGGACGGGCAATAGACCCAACCGTCCAGATCCCAGCGATCCAGCAAAGTATCGAACAGATCGGTTGTAGAGAGCGTTTATAACTCGATTTCATGAGAAGTTAGCCAAGAAAAAATTACCTCCTCAATGCTAAAGATCGATCGTTAATGTTGTTTTATCCGACTATTAAATTCCGATTAAAATTCTGGTAATGATTCGGTAGTAGTGCCGTAGCCCTCTTGCTTACCTGGTATGAATTGTGTAAAATATTTTTTAATAAAAATAATTGGCTCAAATCAGTCTTAAAACCTCTAGCTTGCTCATGACTTTTCTGATAAATATCTTTTTCTGGCTCCTGTCTGGCTTACTCAAATATCAGTCTAGCACCGAACAAAATACCCCCCCCTAGTTCACCTCTATTCCCCTGTCAAGCGTTGTGGTTCTCACCATAGGATCAAGAATGGTTCTATTCATAATGGAAAACCCAAACGTCAATGTAAAGAATGTGGTCAATCGTTTGTGATCAATCCCACTAATAAAACCGTCTCTGACGAAACCAAACAATTAATTGATCAACTCTTGCTCGAACGAATTTCCTTGCGAGGAATTGCTAGAGTAACAGGGGTAAGTTGGTCATGGTTACAAAACTATGTCAACAATAAACTGGCGGCTGTCCCCCGTCAAATAAAGGTTTCGGATAAACCAAAAGGTAAATTGGTTAGAGAATTTGATGAGATGTGGTCTTTTGTTTTTCTAAGACGATAAAAGTTTATATTTGGCGGTTAATTGATAGAAAAACAAGGGAAATTATTGGTTGCTATGCGCGGAGATAGAAGTCGTCAATCAGCCAAAAAACTTTGGGGCCAGTTTACCAGGTGTTTACCGACAATGTGCGGTTGCTTACACAGACTTTGGGGAGTCATATAAGAACCTTATTTCTCGTAAACGTCATCGCACAGTTGCAAAGGAAACGGGTCAAACCAATCCTATTGAAAGATTAAATAGGGTCTGCTGAATAAATCTAAAAACCTTGTTGGATAGGACTTTTAGACTTTTTTACCCTCAAAAAGTGCCAGCCATTGCGGGGATCGGGGGGAAAATTCAGGGACTTTTTCTCTGAAAATTAGGTAATTGACCAGATGAAAATTGGTAAAACCCTACACCCTACACCCCACACCCCACACCCTACCCCCACGAGAAACTTTTTCAGCATACCCTAAATAATACCCTCCGGCAAAGGATAAGGATGTCTCGATTGGTCAGAAAGAGTCTCTCTTGTTCTAAAAATGTGGAGAATCACATTGGGGAGCCCTTTGGTACTTTATTCATGACTACAATGCTCAAGAAAGCAAGGGTTTGAGCTATCACCACTACAATAAAATCACTACCTTATTTTCTAGCAGTTATGATGACAGACAATCGCATTTCCTCCCCAGCAGCGCCCCTAGTGAGTGTAATTATGGGCAGTGATTCCGACTTACCCACCATGAAAGAAGCGATCGCAGTTTTAGAGGTTTTTCAGATTAGCCACGAAGTCGCCATTGTCTCGGCCCATCGTACCCCCGAAAAAATGTTTGAATACGCCAAAAACTCTCATTTAAGGGGAATAAAAGTGATTATCGCTGGAGCCGGCGGCGCTGCCCATTTACCCGGAATGGTAGCATCTTTAACCCCCTTACCCGTAATTGGAGTTCCCGTAGTCACGCGTACTTTACAAGGGTTAGACTCTCTCTATTCAATTGTACAGATGCCCGCAGGTATTCCCGTGGCCACGGTGGCGATCGGTAATGCCAAAAATGCCGGACTTTTAGCGGTTCAAATTCTCGCCACTGGTAATATTGATCTTTTAGAGCAAGTTATCGCCTATCGTCAATCCCTCACCGATTCCGTCCTCGAAAAACAAAGCAATCTTCAACGACTAGGCTATCAAGACTATCTAGAGCAGAGTTCACCTAAGTAGGGTAGATTGAGAAAAGATTAAGTAACAAATTATGAAGTAATTATGCGTTGGATCACAGCTTGTGTATTGAGTCTATTGCTCTTTTTTGCCCTACCCATAGCGGCTTATGCCGATACCCCGACTATTAGCGAAGAACAGATTAGAGAAGGGGAAGTTATCGCCGAAAAAGCCCTAGAAGCCACAGAAAAAGGGGATTACGCCCAGGCCGAAAGCTATTGGACCCAATTAGTCGCCAAATTCCCCACTAACCCCGCCGTCTGGAGTAATCGCGGCAATGCCAGAGTCAGCCTCAATAAATTAGAGGATGCGATCGCTGATTTTAACCAAGCGATCGCCATTGCCCCCGATGCTCCCGATCCCTACCTCAATCGCGGCACCGCTTTAGAGGGAGAAGGCAAATATCAAGAAGCGATCGCCGATTATAATAAAGTTTTAGAACTGGCCCCCAATGATGCCTTTGCCTATAACAATCGCGGCAACGCCGAAGGCGGTTTAGGGGACTGGGAAGCCGCCGTGAAAGACTATCGCCAAGCCACTCAACTAGCCCCGAATTTTGCTTGGGCGCAAGCTAATCTGGCTCTGGCCCTGTACGAATTGGGCAGATATCCAGAAGCAGTC
Encoded here:
- a CDS encoding pilus assembly protein, with protein sequence MTFTEEFENPELEELDQYPTAFGITFTPRNSGIAAGVLGLLGSFYLLFNWVMPAYNTLQQLQNDAAGKQQQIDQQKSGLGPSEFPKIESQLQQKEATKQQILALFAQEKDLSTILLDISNIFKSRDVKLISFQPQGLEPVVVSDSSLGGAVNNKLKRQTFNVKIEGNYANSQEVIRDLERLQPLILLKNLNTQLEKEGAVVKVVSIGKNQATIVPQSDQPVTTTFLLDVIIPLNAEELAKLAPPPPAEGQPPAEGQPPASPPQ
- a CDS encoding secretin N-terminal domain-containing protein; the protein is MNQSRYALLIPQIASFLLMAPLSALAETPESFDGSELKSTTSKIEFSQEFSQENLQKSQNQLVPSTAAGQKEISDRILASEKLLAQSAPLVPNPEIIIQGAPQAPGVPTLPRAVAPPVGDIAISNIDASAEKIKFERNITVPRVLLREASAREVLMTLANYAGYNVVFTSAQGEANATSQTVSLEFTNESVESIFNAVLLISGLQANRQGTTIFVGAQLPQGARNLISRTLRLNQVKAVAAATFLATQGAEYQRLVTQTEDIVDPLTGRVIGRRDIPPTLEALTPQNTEGSKAALLLTGLRIAADERLNSINLIGEPRQVQIATSLLTQLDARRRQVVVNVKVIDVNLLNTDEFNSSFSFGFNDGFFVQDNGAAVLNFGNMNPPSSGTVSRPGAFAQPVVPIFDIISGTGTAEIQPFLDIQNGAPFGRVNQGPNNFSGRLTPYARPSFGRTVNPFQPGLSEVNIDPETGIVEYTYEPPTLFQYPQKFLMTLQASIQTGNAKILTDPSLVVQEGQQAVVKLTEKVLVSVETTIDTNGNGNERTTTPVFGDAGLTLTVDVNQIDDNGYISLNVAPTIAQPGPPIRFDSGGGTVNTLTPLITRELLSGLIRLRDGQSLILSGIIQERQQSSESKVPILGDIPILGALFRSRTNRNDRSEVIILLTPKIIEDTATSTLGINYQPGQDAAEMLQRQGFPVQPRQ
- the purE gene encoding 5-(carboxyamino)imidazole ribonucleotide mutase, coding for MMTDNRISSPAAPLVSVIMGSDSDLPTMKEAIAVLEVFQISHEVAIVSAHRTPEKMFEYAKNSHLRGIKVIIAGAGGAAHLPGMVASLTPLPVIGVPVVTRTLQGLDSLYSIVQMPAGIPVATVAIGNAKNAGLLAVQILATGNIDLLEQVIAYRQSLTDSVLEKQSNLQRLGYQDYLEQSSPK
- a CDS encoding tetratricopeptide repeat protein translates to MRWITACVLSLLLFFALPIAAYADTPTISEEQIREGEVIAEKALEATEKGDYAQAESYWTQLVAKFPTNPAVWSNRGNARVSLNKLEDAIADFNQAIAIAPDAPDPYLNRGTALEGEGKYQEAIADYNKVLELAPNDAFAYNNRGNAEGGLGDWEAAVKDYRQATQLAPNFAWAQANLALALYELGRYPEAVQKMRNIARKYPMFPDVRAALSAVLWSQGQQGEAESNWVAAVGMDTRYQDLDWVKSVRRWPPNMVLALDKFLNLK